Below is a genomic region from Rhodohalobacter sp. 614A.
GAACCATCCCCGCCCCAAAAACCGGTCTGCTTCGTCCCACCTCCGACCGAGCCAAAGAAGCTCTCTTCTCCGTCATTGATGCCCGCACATATTTCGATAATACACGCATCCTCGATCTTTTTGCCGGATCCGGAAGTCTCGGAATCGAAGCTCTTTCTCGGGGAGCTGAATCGTGCCTGTTTGTGGATATAGAACCCGAGCACATCAAGCACATTGAAAAATTGGGCCGACAACTGGGTATTGAAGATCAAATTCGTACGCTTACGATAGAAGCAGAGGCCTTTCTACAGACAAATGCAGGCGGGTTTGATTTCATTTTCTGTGATCCACCATACGACTATTATGATATGGAAGGACTGCCAGACACTATCCTTTCCGGCGGTTGGCTGAACAAAGATGGCTGGTTTATTCTTGAACACGATAAAACTCATGATTTTGAACCGCATGAACATTGCGTTTATTCAAAAGCATATGGCCGCACCGTTGTTGCGATGTTCAAATCAAATAAGGACGAATTTTAGGATTTATCTTTGGTTCCG
It encodes:
- the rsmD gene encoding 16S rRNA (guanine(966)-N(2))-methyltransferase RsmD; the protein is MRIITGKFKGRTIPAPKTGLLRPTSDRAKEALFSVIDARTYFDNTRILDLFAGSGSLGIEALSRGAESCLFVDIEPEHIKHIEKLGRQLGIEDQIRTLTIEAEAFLQTNAGGFDFIFCDPPYDYYDMEGLPDTILSGGWLNKDGWFILEHDKTHDFEPHEHCVYSKAYGRTVVAMFKSNKDEF